In Phaeodactylum tricornutum CCAP 1055/1 chromosome 10, whole genome shotgun sequence, a single genomic region encodes these proteins:
- a CDS encoding predicted protein, with translation MKAASASTTLLRSSGSKGSVGRHLSTVYGENATKILPLEVDATNTATRDQQLVRVLREICPSFFETSHNYHEQSSATHGVERRDDHTMTIQPLLGGLSNQLFVWKRPDSSSSVLFRIHPRSEVEIVNRETENRILVMLSQQGDAPLFYGRFANGRVEEFYDNHRPLSCREMNTYAAEIAALLARLHRKHVPPQVLTPTDDGHLWTRLEEWFRMASQQQPEQRRITTDSTLMLERLQFEWTWLQSVLRPTQSRCTTKAINGTADAAPTQGTPAQQAQDFLDEIVLTHMDCQSLNLLRPDSNDDGNESASSKAGPLRLIDFEYAGLNPRAADIANTFCEFCDMNNMRADYEREYPSEDVQNEFFRAYLKDLECSSLLAGQQEEFLTAMRLHVGKYTLLSHLGWAVWSLVQHNLSDIEFDYLAYAQHRMDGYELFKAKFWR, from the coding sequence ATGAAGGCTGCGTCCGCATCGACTACGTTGTTACGATCCTCCGGTTCCAAAGGTTCCGTTGGTCGGCACTTGTCTACCGTTTACGGAGAAAACGCGACCAAAATACTGCCACTCGAAGTCGACGCAACGAACACTGCCACTCGTGACCAACAGCTCGTCCGCGTCTTGAGAGAAATATGTCCCTCGTTTTTCGAAACCAGTCACAACTATCACGAACAGTCGTCTGCCACACACGGAGTGGAACGACGCGACGACCACACTATGACCATACAACCACTCCTCGGTGGTCTTTCCAATCAATTGTTCGTTTGGAAACGCCCAGACTCCTCCTCCTCGGTCCTCTTTCGGATTCATCCCCGCAGCGAAGTGGAAATTGTGAATCGCGAGACGGAAAACCGCATCCTCGTTATGCTCAGTCAGCAAGGCGACGCTCCACTCTTTTACGGACGCTTCGCCAACGGAAGAGTGGAAGAATTCTACGACAACCATCGACCTTTGTCCTGTCGTGAAATGAACACGTACGCGGCGGAAATTGCCGCCCTACTGGCTCGGTTACACCGTAAACACGTGCCGCCGCAAGTTTTGACACCCACCGACGATGGACACCTTTGGACGCGATTGGAAGAATGGTTCCGCATGGCGTCGCAGCAACAGCCTGAGCAACGTCGCATTACCACCGATTCGACTCTTATGTTGGAGCGACTGCAATTCGAATGGACCTGGCTGCAATCCGTACTGCGGCCAACGCAATCTAGATGTACTACCAAAGCGATCAACGGTACCGCTGACGCTGCGCCAACGCAGGGAACCCCAGCCCAGCAAGCGCaagactttttggacgagaTTGTCTTGACCCACATGGATTGTCAGAGCCTTAATCTCTTGCGACccgacagcaacgacgacggaaaCGAGAGTGCTTCGTCAAAGGCTGGCCCCTTGCGGCTGATTGATTTTGAATACGCAGGTCTTAATCCACGGGCCGCGGACATTGCCAATACTTTTTGCGAATTTTGCGACATGAACAACATGCGGGCGGACTACGAACGTGAATATCCATCCGAGGACGTCCAGAACGAATTTTTCCGGGCGTACCTGAAAGATTTGGAATGTTCATCTTTGCTGGCTGGCCAACAGGAGGAGTTTTTGACCGCCATGCGCTTGCATGTTGGAAAATATACGCTCCTCTCGCACTTGGGTTGGGCCGTATGGAGTTTGGTACAACACAATTTGTCCGATATCGAGTTTGACTACCTTGCGTACGCACAGCACCGCATGGATGGTTACGAGTTGTTTAAAGCAAAATTCTGGAGATGA
- the MASP1 gene encoding mucin-associated surface protein (unknown function; cell surface protein), with protein sequence MRSKDSCSIASDSQPHRSNGVTSASSVPKKSFSCESPSLSTPSRNRRKAPSLARSHSLTEDQQRVTMKFSKFVVLAVAAPVAAAFVTPQGTSPQFPLAFGIHRSAPLSMAGLDDTSFDSLQSKLLGKPVIREIEKAVEVKVPKPPAPKPELKKPAPKPENKKPAVKPESTKPVLPTPVLPLPKPPALPKVATAGGTRSAAPDSGIVAKGVALGAAPLLLPLLALGAGRDVLTKTAARRDTIQKEIAAREEAERKRKLQAQADGGGIAAATTFFGAAAVAVGLIVANPLGDFVPSAPSSGTPAAKVQPAQAVKSASATKADEAKAARLAADKERYAAKRAAIEAKQAVPKIAPPRAMKATTGGDAAASRSSYDELTAKAASAKLEAKKAEEQVRQDKADKAAAIKDERKAAEEAKKAADKEAADLRLAAKAEAKAKEAKEAAQKTETSAAKKNDGEGAKKAAEEAKKAEDAAKAAEKKAKDDAKLEALAAEKKMEAEAASKKAAEQVKADEAKAKAAAEAARTAETEKIAATPAATTATQVKATVEDANGLGAAPTTASGGRVLPKEEVSDDVKAFLKTLQK encoded by the exons ATGCGATCCAAAGATTCTTGTTCAATTGCATCCGACTCCCAACCTCATCGGTCCAACGGG GTCACGTCCGCATCATCCGTACCGAAAAAGTCGTTCTCGTGCGAATCCCCGTCACTATCAACACCATCCCGCAATCGTCGTAAGGCTCCCTCGCTCGCTCGCTCTCACTCTCTGACTGAAGACCAGCAACGAGTCACCATGAAGTTTTCCAAGTTTGTCGTTTTGGCGGTTGCCGCTCCCGTTGCTGCCGCTTTCGTGACGCCTCAAGGAACCTCGCCTCAATTTCCTCTCGCCTTTGGCATTCACCGATCCGCTCCGTTGTCGATGGCCGGTTTGGACGATACCAGCTTCGACTCGCTGCAATCCAAACTCTTGGGGAAACCTGTGATTCGGGAGATTGAAAAAGCCGTCGAAGTCAAGGTTCCCAAACCACCGGCTCCCAAGCCCGAACTCAAAAAACCCGCACCCAAaccggaaaacaaaaagcccGCCGTCAAGCCGGAGTCTACCAAACCGGTTCTGCCGACTCCCGTCCTGCCCTTGCCCAAACCCCCGGCCCTTCCCAAAGTAGCCACCGCCGGTGGTACTCGTTCGGCGGCACCCGATTCCGGCATCGTTGCCAAGGGTGTGGCCCTCGGTGCCGCTCCTCTCCTCTTGCCCTTGTTGGCCTTGGGAGCGGGAAGGGATGTGTTGACCAAAACCGCTGCCCGGCGGGATACGATTCAGAAGGAAATTGCGGCTCGGGAAGAAGCCGAACGCAAGCGCAAGTTGCAAGCCCAAGCCGATGGTGGTGGCATCGCGGCCGCAACG ACATTCTTTGGTGCCGCCGCAGTAGCCGTGGGCCTGATCGTGGCCAATCCTTTGGGTGATTTCGTGCCATCGGCGCCGAGTAGTGGCACCCCGGCCGCCAAGGTCCAACCGGCTCAGGCCGTCAAGTCGGCTAGCGCAACCAAGGCCGACGAGGCCAAAGCCGCCCGTCTTGCTGCTGATAAGGAACGCTATGCTGCCAAACGCGCCGCCATTGAAGCCAAACAGGCCGTGCCTAAAATCGCTCCACCCCGGGCCATGAAGGCTACTACTGGTGGTGACGCTGCGGCCTCGCGCTCCTCTTACGACGAGTTGACGGCCAAGGCGGCCTCGGCCAAgttggaagccaaaaaggctGAAGAGCAGGTGCGTCAAGACAAGGCCGACAAGGCGGCCGCTATCAAGGACGAAAGGAAGGCGGCGGAAGAAGCTAAAAAGGCGGCCGACAAGGAGGCGGCTGATCTACGATTGGCTGCCAAGGCTGAGGCCAAGGCgaaggaagccaaggaagcgGCACAAAAGACGGAAACATCAGCGGCCAAGAAGAACGATGGTGAAGGTGCCAAGAAGGCTGCGGAGGAAGCCAAGAAGGCAGAAGATGCCGCCAAGGCTGCcgagaaaaaggccaaggatGACGCCAAGCTGGAGGCACTGGCAGCGGAGAAGAAGATGGAAGCCGAAGCCGCCTCCAAGAAGGCAGCCGAGCAAGTCAAGGCGgacgaagccaaggcaaaggctgctgccgaagccgccCGCACGGCCGAAACGGAGAAAATTGCTGCCACTCCGGCCGCTACTACTGCAACTCAGGTCAAGGCAACGGTTGAAGACGCTAACGGTTTAGGTGCCGCCCCTACAACTGCTTCAGGAGGCCGAGTGCTACCGAAGGAAGAGGTCAGTGATGATGTCAAGGCCTTCCTCAAGACTTTGCAGAAGTAG
- a CDS encoding predicted protein, which translates to MPSVSNAKTAPLKPAPVEWPGEIHDTAHATAASATLADSLCLGLLHCENQGVCEEGTTSYDFLAGFRGVAESGVSLWPFAVEHVQNHHCQCPDRYTGVRCEVEFVTCGDREHTCFHGARCLETMDDLNEQAETVYSCNCETIDTASLTHYAGNFCEHPASSVCDNGVHRSFCVNDGVCLDSMDEHRLGLGHIASTQVENQLKPRLFGKGTRQSIINHPEFSTLSLSGFSVLVVMSIVFGLLLYWGQRRRKSRVQVEELIASVTAVDMPIPVRLPIKSAEVV; encoded by the exons ATGCCCTCTGTCTCGAATGCGAAGACGGCGCCTCTCAAACCAGCACCCGTCGAATGGCCAGGAGAAATTCATGACACAGCGCAC GCTACGGCTGCTAGTGCGACTTTGGCTGATTCATTATGTCTGGGATTGCTCCATTGTGAAAACCAGGGAGTGTGCGAAGAGGGGACAACCTCGTACGATTTCTTGGCGGGATTTCGTGGCGTTGCCGAGAGCGGTGTCAGCCTTTGGCCTTTCGCCGTGGAACATGTACAGAACCATCACTGCCAATGTCCCGATAGATATACAGGAGTGCGATGCGAAGTTGAATTCGTCACCTGTGGAGATCGTGAGCACACGTGCTTTCACGGAGCGCGGTGTTTGGAAACGATGGACGATTTAAACGAGCAAGCGGAAACGGTGTACAGCTGCAACTGTGAGACAATAGACACGGCTTCCTTGACGCACTATGCCGGTAACTTTTGTGAGCACCCGGCGAGTTCCGTTTGTGATAACGGTGTTCACCGCTCCTTTTGTGTAAACGATGGGGTGTGTCTGGATAGTATGGACGAGCAT AGGCTTGGACTGGGCCACATTGCGAGTACCCAAGTGGAAAATCAGCTCAAACCACGATTGTTCGGCAAAGGAACACGACAATCTATCATAAACCATCCCGAATTTTCCACCTTGTCGCTGTCCGGGTTCAGCGTACTCGTGGTGATGAGCATCGTGTTTGGGCTTTTGCTGTACTGGGGTCAGCGACGGAGAAAGTCCAGGGTCCAAGTCGAAGAGCTGATTGCAAGTGTTACTGCTGTTGATATGCCGATACCGGTGCGCCTTCCCATCAAATCTGCAGAAGTGGTGTAA
- a CDS encoding predicted protein, whose amino-acid sequence MSSKQEQSNRRLQIPPTFTSPPSGLALLHTPQAFRSDAAIDEMRSAALAGMCSSGDGSDGSCLSPYRNFCHIPFVPDANRFGKSPIGVVFYGGGLVDPRAYSPLAATLTERYGLPVVIPVFGNDMAFNASSCLSGRLSMAQADFDGVEKWVLVGHSFGGVAASVDLWLSLQGKGDVDIDSIAGLVMLAADVQPTTGCGPIDFSRTTIPMASVLASEDRVLNFTRFNINRGNFPANDTFYLNILGGNHGGFGDYDDTEFAALFNQNDGIATIPKAVQWDISTAAIYHVASRAGLILPTASMPKETTPSYGPEVHIQFLCIAIFLILAFMC is encoded by the coding sequence ATGTCCTCTAAGCAGGAGCAATCTAACCGTCGTTTGCAAATTCCGCCGACCTTTACGTCTCCACCTTCTGGACTTGCCTTGCTTCATACGCCGCAAGCCTTTCGCAGCGATGCTGCGATTGATGAGATGAGAAGTGCCGCCTTAGCTGGCATGTGCTCGTCAGGTGATGGGAGTGATGGCAGTTGCCTCTCACCTTACCGTAATTTTTGTCATATTCCGTTTGTGCCCGACGCTAATCGCTTCGGAAAAAGCCCGATAGGCGTCGTGTTCTATGGCGGAGGTCTCGTGGATCCTCGTGCGTATTCCCCTTTGGCTGCCACCCTTACGGAGCGCTACGGTCTTCCTGTAGTCATTCCAGTGTTTGGAAACGACATGGCGTTCAACGCCTCCTCCTGTCTTTCCGGACGACTCTCAATGGCGCAGGCCGACTTTGACGGTGTAGAAAAGTGGGTCCTGGTTGGTCATAGCTTCGGCGGTGTAGCGGCCTCGGTAGATCTGTGGCTCTCTTTACAAGGCAAGGGTGATGTTGATATTGACAGTATCGCTGGACTGGTTATGCTGGCAGCCGATGTTCAACCCACAACAGGGTGCGGCCCGATCGACTTTTCCCGTACTACAATTCCGATGGCGTCCGTGTTGGCTTCCGAGGATCGTGTGCTCAACTTCACACGTTTCAATATCAATCGCGGCAATTTTCCAGCGAACGACACCTTTTACCTCAACATTCTGGGCGGCAACCACGGTGGATTCGGGGATTACGACGATACAGAGTTTGCGGCTCTTTTTAATCAGAACGACGGCATTGCCACGATTCCCAAAGCCGTACAATGGGACATTTCAACCGCCGCGATTTATCACGTTGCTTCCCGTGCAGGTTTAATATTGCCGACGGCCTCCATGCCAAAAGAGACCACGCCTTCTTATGGCCCAGAAGTTCACATTCAGTTTTTGTGCATTGCTATCTTTCTGATCTTGGCTTTTATGTGTTGA
- a CDS encoding predicted protein, with translation MKRVRPSTRPLPIFRKRGVSLSPSISPSNSSSSTVYTSTKSTSPHPVHSPNNTIMPSVRTATRSGTDTRPSSTTTPTTAYSSDQGASASPSKWEGKGKRRRRWWRSITKIGWLQRVVPLAVLVRCGWFFFYLHRQVSQLPKTANSSTYLPRTTRYLPSHHENMRIRNRTWGREQYTGDLVQPFTSERNEFRESRRRDRLARTRPHAYVVDSNPAQKRFATGLLVDPWTRETLHAPASLDSALLCRDARLSPNSTVVVTNVLTQPLAAAWVLWVRKQCNVTTIVGTDSLFPNVLRTNRKWMRTLKPLMRFVPNFDFVPTSEGLLQAEIDSTTDNLQWLEALEPSHILHFETTLRSFDPAVMSMSNYILLARRQSIATIRQLHNMTAHWQPQSRRPSVLHVTTSSPPESFNGHTFPLRDCDAAYPIEAVAYASLYNISVSSLKLPNLYGPLVTDYDDPLLGPNITTATDQPFIFVEDAAIAVTQALQSRPHLQLFTVSSSRTVPGLQLKQTLRSLPIGDDNHARETLTWKAHQEQPFFHDEGAEGARKFSRYSSDFVNTFGLGRDPLPCVSQCQSPLTDICASSVWDMITPMARNATDRCLYVAYVVSLSKELEELYEPEEVLDENALILCRVAFVSGKSHLVQTGVKEQIATKNNGNIPTDDELQKWNGKVQWNGWTVLWLPDHDETALTNTDYSLPVISPKMFWASSVSKAIYISSHEFAMVKDVYLVSIVRAIDRPATQAYTVKEYRPGTAIFRRLPKPAAPTRRVTLFAGEDAQAPQNALEFSELVESDLPATQIKYYSWTERFVQSAARMPSSDSRLASFPQFPYEWLTLTVLVHDLNMPASQEVRCAWLDEVLYWGGNRDSEELGLAHLIGTRKLWGHLGISGSEASDLGWLPLLDPNGEHQQHQSANVYLRVMQRQKTEPKATAVGPEDDDT, from the coding sequence ATGAAACGTGTCCGCCCTTCGACGAGACCTCTCCCTATTTTCCGAAAACGGGGTGTCAGTCTTTCTCCTTCCATCTCCCCGTCGAACTCTTCCAGCAGTACCGTGTACACGTCCACGAAGTCGACATCTCCGCATCCCGTCCATTCTCCCAACAATACCATAATGCCGTCCGTACGGACGGCAACACGATCCGGAACCGACACACGGCCCTCGTCTACTACTACTCCTACCACTGCTTATTCTTCCGACCAAGGCGCTTCGGCCAGTCCCTCCAAATGggaaggaaaaggcaagCGCCGCAGACGATGGTGGAGAAGCATTACCAAAATCGGATGGCTGCAACGCGTCGTGCCTCTCGCGGTGTTAGTGCGCTGTGGTTGGTTCTTTTTCTACCTTCATCGACAAGTGTCGCAGTTGCCCAAAACGGCCAATTCCAGTACCTATCTGCCGCGCACAACCCGATACCTTCCCTCGCACCACGAAAACATGCGGATTCGTAATCGTACGTGGGGTAGGGAACAATATACCGGTGATCTTGTCCAACCTTTCACGAGTGAACGAAATGAGTTTCGTGAAAGTCGGCGTCGGGACCGTTTGGCACGAACCCGTCCCCACGCGTACGTGGTAGACTCTAATCCCGCACAAAAGCGCTTTGCCACGGGACTTTTGGTAGACCCGTGGACTCGTGAAACGCTACACGCGCCTGCTTCGCTGGATTCTGCATTGCTCTGTCGGGATGCGAGGTTGTCACCGAACAGCACTGTGGTCGTGACCAATGTATTGACTCAACCACTAGCGGCAGCGTGGGTATTGTGGGTACGCAAACAGTGTAACGTAACTACCATTGTCGGGACGGATAGCCTATTTCCGAATGTACTGCGGACCAACCGGAAATGGATGCGAACGCTGAAACCGTTGATGCGATTCGTTCCcaattttgattttgtccCCACGTCGGAAGGTCTACTCCAAGCGGAGATAGATTCAACGACAGATAATCTTCAGtggttggaagctttggagcCGAGTCATATTTTACATTTTGAAACAACGCTTCGCTCGTTCGACCCGGCAGTCATGTCTATGTCGAATTACATTCTCCTTGCTCGTCGACAATCGATTGCGACCATTCGGCAGCTCCACAATATGACGGCACATTGGCAACCACAATCGAGGCGACCATCCGTACTACACGTCACAACATCATCACCACCAGAGTCTTTTAACGGTCATACGTTTCCGTTACGCGACTGTGACGCCGCCTATCCCATTGAAGCAGTCGCGTATGCGAGTTTGTACAATATATCCGTCTCCTCTTTGAAACTACCGAATCTGTATGGTCCGCTTGTCACGGACTATGACGACCCACTTCTTGGACCCAACATTACTACAGCAACTGATCAACCTTTCATTTTTGTAGAGGACGCAGCAATCGCCGTGACACAGGCACTGCAGTCTCGACCACATCTTCAATTGTTCACCGTTTCATCGTCAAGGACCGTCCCTGGTTTGCAGTTGAAGCAGACTTTGCGATCGTTGCCAATCGGAGATGACAACCATGCTCGAGAGACTCTTACATGGAAAGCACATCAAGAGCAGCCTTTTTTTCATGATGAAGGCGCTGAAGGGGCAAGAAAATTCTCTCGGTATTCCTCCGATTTTGTGAACACGTTTGGTCTAGGGCGTGATCCATTGCCTTGTGTCTCGCAGTGCCAATCGCCTCTGACGGACATTTGTGCATCGTCTGTCTGGGACATGATCACTCCGATGGCCCGCAACGCAACCGACCGTTGCTTGTACGTGGCCTACGTCGTGTCCCTATCAAAAGAACTTGAGGAGCTCTACGAACCAGAAGAAGTACTCGACGAAAATGCTTTGATACTCTGCCGAGTGGCTTTTGTTTCGGGAAAAAGTCACTTAGTGCAAACCGGAGTCAAGGAGCAGATCGCTACCAAAAACAACGGGAATATTCCCACCGACGACGAactccaaaaatggaacggTAAAGTACAGTGGAACGGTTGGACCGTTCTATGGCTGCCTGACCACGACGAAACGGCGTTGACCAACACCGACTATTCTTTGCCGGTCATTTCTCCGAAAATGTTTTGGGCCAGCTCGGTTTCCAAAGCCATCTACATCAGTTCACACGAGTTTGCCATGGTGAAGGATGTTTATCTTGTGTCAATAGTTCGCGCTATTGATCGACCGGCGACTCAAGCCTACACAGTCAAAGAGTACCGCCCTGGAACAGCAATCTTTCGCCGACTTCCCAAACCAGCTGCACCGACAAGGAGGGTTACCCTGTTTGCTGGGGAAGACGCACAAGCTCCTCAGAACGCTCTCGAGTTCAGCGAGTTGGTCGAATCCGATCTTCCGGCAACTCAAATCAAGTACTATTCTTGGACCGAACGATTTGTTCAATCAGCTGCTCGAATGCCATCCTCCGACAGTCGCTTGGCGTCTTTTCCCCAATTTCCATACGAGTGGTTGACATTGACTGTGCTTGTGCATGATCTGAACATGCCCGCCAGTCAAGAAGTTCGATGCGCTTGGCTGGACGAAGTATTGTACTGGGGCGGCAATCGAGACTCGGAAGAGCTGGGGCTTGCGCATTTGATTGGCACCCGTAAATTGTGGGGACACTTGGGCATTTCGGGGTCAGAAGCATCGGATTTGGGATGGCTTCCCTTGCTTGACCCAAATGGGGAACATCAACAGCACCAGTCGGCCAACGTTTACTTGCGCGTCATGCAGCGACAAAAGACCGAGCCGAAAGCGACGGCTGTTGGACCGGAGGATGATGACACGTAA
- a CDS encoding predicted protein produces MLLPIHKSAAFIGAKKRPSKLSSLTTPLEGKGKKISRNNRCHLRGVVRPIENTRIAGIREIASNRAWIKLAIAFLVVIWIGLNSYMLFYQALLQPTRNAQITCQEGEYCTKMGVAFSPNGFAILHPPKELVSSTVNNKVSESHHIPGIYNERNWFQNQKRLERRRRTRPPSGRTATTQLSMGTIQSPWKSHSSPFFLEDSAVANERFKSLGQEDWSSACHSASLNKHSVVLVTGIATHALAAAFALLISKQCHVERIVGTDSLFPNLQRKRAQHVDALKPLFRFIPKFQFVPTSHGLAKTGPGCENDISWIRKGQNITHLVHFESSLPEFDSEIMSSSKYNEYVREQSAVTLQHILETAKELPTYDSDSTLPTVVHVTSEQVSNEDRDSAASPNLEAFHAIYASAYSSLTRLSFTSLRLPLIYGPLVSTLDDPLFQEDTNLNTNSSNSQSYLFVDNAIYAVLQAMQPQQHGFRTMAVSPSSKALVKLSFLWTELRAGSKFGTTHTDHVRQSFAWKMQQWRPSGREVSTDRGLYSHRFLNTYGLNRELSVPCISQCHSPALAETCDGSIWSTIQRVSTAATEGCLYVAYFFDLSRNLLQLPQNSEATGYNPELGVCRLAFVSGKSPVVQQKAAEAVSVILEGRMPTQIELQDYNGKISSDGWRIVWLENDDETTLNDADNALPIISPKLLFAETVAKALHAGSAVLSNYTNMQLSRIFTSTDGRYLEARVSVENRRGAICCPREKHYPVEPARKTVFFASEAERYFGTAREWEWSIADRNTTRIPPRQMMFYKVAEVLAPSLKRRPLLKSEFTQFEKFPYQWINLQELVHDLKSPGAHDLRCAWYDEFLYWGSNRNAEELSFAHWVGMMRLRERLGLTTVPHYKLPNLWQTFLDKDGELESEPDFSQVTMRFAKGHMIPAEHEFS; encoded by the coding sequence ATGTTGTTGCCAATACACAAAAGTGCTGCTTTCATCGGAGCCAAGAAACGACCCAGCAAACTAAGCAGCTTAACAACACCACTGGAAGGCAAAGGGAAAAAAATCTCCCGCAACAACCGCTGCCATCTCCGTGGGGTTGTTCGACCTATTGAAAATACTCGCATCGCTGGCATTCGGGAGATTGCATCCAACAGAGCATGGATCAAACTGGCCATAGCTTTCCTTGTCGTGATATGGATCGGATTGAATTCATATATGCTATTCTACCAGGCATTGCTGCAGCCGACGAGAAACGCTCAAATCACTTGCCAAGAGGGCGAATACTGTACAAAGATGGGTGTTGCATTTTCACCCAATGGATTTGCGATACTCCACCCCCCAAAGGAGTTGGTTTcatcgactgtgaataaCAAAGTTTCGGAGAGCCATCATATTCCAGGAATATACAACGAACGGAACTGGTTTCAAAACCAAAAGCGACTCGAAAGACGGCGAAGAACTCGTCCGCCTTCAGGCAGAACCGCGACAACGCAGTTGTCAATGGGTACAATCCAATCTCCATGGAAATCGCATTCGTCGCCATTTTTTCTGGAAGATTCAGCGGTGGCGAATGAGCGCTTCAAGTCCCTCGGACAGGAGGACTGGTCGTCAGCATGTCACTCGGCTTCACTAAACAAGCACAGTGTCGTATTAGTCACCGGTATCGCCACGCACGCACTAGCCGCTGCTTTTGCCTTGCTGATATCCAAGCAATGTCATGTCGAAAGAATTGTGGGGACGGACTCGCTCTTTCCCAATCTGCAGCGGAAGCGTGCCCAACACGTTGACGCTTTGAAACCTCTTTTTCGATTCATTCCGAAATTTCAATTTGTTCCTACGTCGCATGGTCTGGCAAAGACCGGCCCCGGGTGTGAAAACGATATCAGTTGGATCCGAAAAGGTCAAAACATCACGCATTTGGTGCATTTCGAATCAAGTTTACCTGAGTTCGACTCGGAAATTATGTCATCGTCAAAATACAACGAATATGTTCGAGAACAATCTGCGGTGACGCTACAGCATATACTTGAAACTGCCAAAGAGCTGCCAACCTATGATAGCGATTCTACGTTGCCTACAGTAGTTCACGTTACGTCCGAGCAAGTCTCAAACGAGGATCGAGACTCGGCTGCGTCTCCCAATCTGGAGGCTTTTCATGCAATCTATGCTTCAGCTTATTCTAGCTTGACCAGATTGTCTTTCACAAGCCTGCGACTTCCTCTTATTTACGGACCTCTTGTATCCACGCTTGATGATCCtctcttccaagaagacacCAATTTgaacacaaattcctcgaATAGCCAATCATATTTGTTTGTGGATAACGCAATTTACGCCGTTTTACAAGCCATGCAACCACAGCAACATGGCTTTCGTACCATGGCCGTTTCACCATCGTCTAAAGCTTTGGTGAAGTTGTCCTTTCTTTGGACAGAATTGCGGGCGGGGTCAAAGTTTGGTACAACCCACACTGATCATGTGCGGCAATCCTTTGCTTGGAAAATGCAGCAGTGGAGACCGTCGGGACGTGAGGTATCAACTGACCGAGGACTTTACTCGCACCGGTTTTTGAATACTTATGGGCTCAATCGCGAACTTTCCGTACCTTGTATTTCACAATGCCATTCCCCTGCGCTTGCAGAAACATGCGATGGGTCGATCTGGAGCACTATCCAACGTGTGTCGACAGCTGCTACCGAAGGGTGTCTGTATGTTGCTTATTTTTTTGACTTGTCACGGAACTTGCTGCAGCTACCCCAAAATTCGGAAGCCACGGGTTACAACCCAGAGCTCGGGGTTTGCCGTTTGGCTTTTGTGTCCGGGAAAAGTCCCGTTGTCCAGCAAAAGGCAGCAGAAGCCGTTTCCGTGATTTTAGAGGGAAGAATGCCAACTCAGATCGAGCTACAGGACTACAACGGTAAAATCAGTTCTGATGGATGGCGAATCGTGTGGCTTGAAAATGATGATGAAACGACATTAAACGACGCCGATAACGCTCTACCTATTATTTCCCCCAAACTGCTTTTTGCCGAGACTGTCGCCAAAGCTCTACATGCTGGATCAGCAGTCTTGAGTAATTATACCAATATGCAACTCTCCCGAATATTCACTTCTACCGATGGGAGGTATCTTGAGGCACGGGTTTCGGTTGAAAATCGACGTGGAGCTATTTGCTGCCCCCGTGAAAAACACTATCCAGTGGAGCCAGCACGTAAAACAGTGTTTTTTGCCTCTGAAGCAGAACGATACTTCGGAACAGCCAGGGAGTGGGAATGGTCCATTGCTGACCGCAACACGACACGTATACCGCCGAGACAAATGATGTTTTACAAGGTAGCAGAAGTGCTGGCCCCGTCCCTCAAACGCAGACCGTTGTTGAAGTCAGAATTCACCCAATTCGAGAAGTTTCCTTACCAATGGATCAATCTGCAAGAGCTTGTGCATGATTTGAAAAGTCCCGGGGCTCACGATTTGCGATGTGCTTGGTACGACGAGTTTTTATACTGGGGTAGCAACCGTAATGCTGAGGAGTTGTCCTTTGCTCATTGGGTTGGCATGATGCGGCTTCGCGAGCGACTAGGACTTACGACCGTTCCACACTACAAGTTACCTAATTTATGGCAAACCTTTCTCGACAAGGATGGAGAACTGGAGAGTGAACCTGACTTCTCGCAGGTTACCATGAGATTCGCCAAGGGACATATGATACCGGCGGAGCACGAATTCTCCTAA
- a CDS encoding predicted protein: PFKEDKPITSPTTLGGASKLLDELLAKTYYELENIYSVGLRLFTVYGPWGVPGSPVFDMAERAAVGNKPLLTDNEKNTLDHLYDFVYIDDAVDALM, from the coding sequence CCTTTCAAGGAAGACAAACCGATCACAAGCCCGACAACCCTCGGTGGTGCTTCTAAACTGCTTGATGAACTACTCGCGAAAACATACTACGAACTTGAGAATATTTACAGTGTTGGTCTGCGTCTCTTCACTGTGTACGGACCCTGGGGCGTCCCCGGATCTCCCGTCTTCGACATGGCGGAACGCGCAGCTGTCGGCAACAAGCCATTATTAACAGACAACGAAAAGAACACACTCGACCACTTATATGATTTCGTTTATATTGATGATGCTGTTGATGCGCTGATG